From a single Streptomyces rubradiris genomic region:
- a CDS encoding TetR/AcrR family transcriptional regulator — translation MPAPATEERDRLDRESLLDTAETLFYAHGIQAVGMDRVREASGLPLKRIYRLFATKEDLVVAVLRRRDRRWRESLAAHVERVADPRERVLAVFDWLAAWFAEPGFRGCAWINAHGELGATSEAVLREVRAHKRAFHGQLASWVRATGLPLTEPVCLLAEGAIVTAGITGDPSAAGHARRTVEALLGGAGA, via the coding sequence ATGCCCGCCCCCGCCACCGAGGAACGCGACCGCCTGGACCGCGAGAGCCTGCTGGACACCGCCGAGACGCTCTTCTACGCGCACGGCATCCAGGCGGTCGGCATGGACCGGGTCCGGGAGGCGTCCGGGCTGCCCCTGAAGCGCATCTACCGGCTGTTCGCGACCAAGGAGGACCTGGTCGTCGCCGTGCTCCGGCGGCGCGACCGGCGCTGGCGGGAGAGCCTGGCCGCGCACGTGGAGCGCGTCGCCGACCCGCGCGAGAGGGTGCTGGCGGTCTTCGACTGGCTCGCCGCGTGGTTCGCCGAGCCCGGCTTCCGCGGCTGTGCCTGGATCAACGCCCACGGAGAACTGGGCGCGACCTCGGAGGCGGTCCTGCGGGAGGTGCGCGCCCACAAGCGCGCCTTCCACGGCCAACTGGCGTCCTGGGTCCGGGCCACGGGGCTCCCGCTCACCGAACCCGTCTGCCTCCTGGCCGAGGGAGCCATCGTCACGGCGGGCATCACGGGCGACCCGTCGGCGGCGGGGCACGCGCGGAGGACGGTGGAGGCGCTGCTCGGGGGCGCGGGCGCCTAG
- a CDS encoding glutathionylspermidine synthase family protein — protein sequence MERRTTTPRPGWQQTVEAQGLIYPLTRHPDDSLRPYWDESAYYVFSLEEVEALEETVAELHRMCLAAADHIVAEDRLADLGITDARVAAAVTESWRRRAELPSLYGRFDLRYDGTGPAKLLEYNADTPTSLVEAASPQWFWMEERFPGADQWNSLHERLVDAWRAQAALLPPGAPLHFAHSAADELGEDLMTVAYLKETAEQAGLATDWLAMEEIGWDSLSGRFVDNRLRFIRGIFKLYPWEWLTTDAFGPQVLDTLDNGGGTGSTLWIEPAWKMLLSNKALLAILWELYPGHPSLLPAYLDGPRDLATTTGYVAKPLLGREGAGITVHEPGTPPALREDPCCYQQLSPLPAFDGNHVVLGTWVVAGEPAGLGIRESTGLITDEYARFLPHVIL from the coding sequence ATGGAACGCCGCACCACGACCCCCCGCCCCGGCTGGCAGCAGACCGTCGAGGCCCAGGGCCTGATCTACCCCCTCACCCGCCACCCCGACGACTCCCTGCGGCCGTACTGGGACGAGAGCGCCTACTACGTCTTCTCCCTGGAGGAGGTCGAGGCGCTGGAGGAGACCGTCGCGGAACTGCACCGCATGTGCCTCGCGGCGGCGGACCACATCGTGGCGGAGGACCGGCTGGCCGACCTCGGCATCACCGACGCGCGGGTGGCCGCCGCGGTCACCGAGTCCTGGCGCCGCCGGGCCGAACTGCCGTCCCTCTACGGCCGTTTCGACCTGCGCTACGACGGCACCGGCCCGGCGAAGCTGCTGGAGTACAACGCCGACACGCCCACCTCGCTGGTGGAGGCGGCCTCCCCGCAGTGGTTCTGGATGGAGGAACGTTTTCCCGGCGCCGACCAGTGGAACTCCCTGCACGAACGGCTGGTGGACGCCTGGCGCGCCCAGGCCGCGCTGCTGCCGCCCGGCGCCCCGCTGCACTTCGCGCACTCCGCCGCCGACGAACTCGGCGAGGACCTGATGACGGTGGCCTATCTGAAGGAGACGGCGGAGCAGGCCGGCCTCGCCACCGACTGGCTGGCCATGGAGGAGATCGGCTGGGACTCCCTCTCCGGCCGCTTCGTGGACAACCGGCTCCGCTTCATCCGGGGCATCTTCAAGCTCTACCCCTGGGAGTGGCTCACCACGGACGCCTTCGGTCCCCAGGTCCTGGACACCCTGGACAACGGCGGCGGCACCGGCAGCACCCTGTGGATCGAGCCCGCCTGGAAGATGCTGCTGAGCAACAAGGCCCTGCTGGCGATCCTCTGGGAGCTGTACCCCGGCCACCCCAGCCTCCTGCCCGCCTACCTCGACGGCCCCCGCGACCTGGCCACCACCACCGGCTACGTGGCGAAGCCCCTGCTGGGCCGCGAGGGCGCGGGCATCACGGTCCACGAGCCCGGCACCCCGCCGGCCCTCCGCGAGGACCCCTGCTGCTACCAGCAGTTGTCCCCCCTGCCCGCCTTCGACGGCAACCACGTCGTCCTCGGCACCTGGGTCGTCGCCGGTGAACCGGCGGGCCTCGGCATCCGCGAATCCACCGGCCTGATCACCGACGAGTACGCCCGCTTCCTGCCGCACGTGATCCTCTAG
- a CDS encoding PLP-dependent aminotransferase family protein translates to MAESWATLGVDLHLEPALAGGLRRGLTDALRDAVRTGRLAPGTRLPSSRTLAADLGIARNTVAEAYADLVAEGWLTARQGSGTRVADRVVAPPPAAAGPGRREPGRPAHSLVPGTPDLAAFPRAEWLKAARRALATAPLDALGYGDPRGRRELRTALAGYLARVRGVRATPDTVVITAGTSHALRVLGAMLRARGADTVAVESYGLDVHWRLLRAAGLATPALPYDALGTDPRAPDGAAAVLLTPAHQFPTGTPLHPDRRAAVVDWARRTGSLVLEDDYDGEFRYDRQPVGALQGLDPDRVVYLGTASKSLAPGLRLGWMVLPPALAEEAVAAKGHTDTCGSLDQLTLAEFLTSGAYDRHVRSARLRYRRRRDALAAAVADRAPSVRVTGIAAGLHAVLRLPPGLEQPVVQAADLQGLALHGLTYYRHPDAPADPSDALVVGYGTPSDSAWTGALEALCRVLP, encoded by the coding sequence ATGGCGGAATCCTGGGCCACTTTGGGCGTCGACCTGCATCTCGAACCGGCTCTCGCGGGGGGCCTGCGCCGGGGCCTGACCGACGCCCTGCGGGACGCGGTGCGCACCGGCCGGCTCGCCCCCGGCACCCGGCTGCCGTCCTCCCGGACCCTCGCCGCCGACCTCGGCATCGCCCGCAACACCGTCGCCGAGGCGTACGCCGACCTGGTCGCGGAGGGCTGGCTCACCGCCCGGCAGGGCTCCGGTACCCGGGTCGCGGACCGGGTGGTGGCCCCGCCGCCCGCCGCGGCCGGGCCGGGCCGCCGGGAGCCCGGCCGCCCCGCCCACAGCCTGGTCCCCGGCACCCCCGACCTCGCCGCGTTCCCGCGCGCCGAGTGGCTCAAGGCCGCCCGCCGGGCGCTGGCCACCGCCCCCTTGGACGCCCTCGGCTACGGCGACCCGCGCGGCCGGCGCGAGCTGCGCACCGCCCTCGCCGGATACCTCGCCCGGGTCCGGGGCGTGCGCGCCACCCCGGACACCGTCGTGATCACCGCCGGTACCTCGCACGCCCTGCGGGTCCTCGGCGCGATGCTGCGGGCGCGCGGGGCGGACACGGTCGCGGTGGAGTCCTACGGCCTCGACGTCCACTGGCGGCTGCTGCGCGCGGCGGGCCTGGCCACCCCCGCGCTGCCCTACGACGCGCTCGGCACCGACCCGCGCGCACCGGACGGCGCCGCGGCGGTCCTGCTCACCCCGGCCCACCAGTTCCCGACGGGCACCCCGCTGCACCCCGACCGGCGGGCCGCCGTCGTGGACTGGGCGCGGCGCACCGGCTCACTGGTGCTGGAGGACGACTACGACGGCGAGTTCCGCTACGACCGCCAGCCCGTCGGCGCCCTCCAGGGACTGGACCCCGACCGGGTGGTCTACCTGGGCACCGCCAGCAAGTCCCTCGCGCCCGGGCTGCGGCTGGGCTGGATGGTGCTGCCGCCGGCCCTGGCGGAGGAGGCGGTGGCGGCCAAGGGGCACACCGACACCTGCGGGTCGCTGGACCAGCTGACGCTGGCCGAGTTCCTCACCTCCGGCGCCTACGACCGGCACGTCCGCTCCGCCCGCCTGCGCTACCGGCGCCGTCGGGACGCCCTCGCCGCGGCCGTGGCGGACCGGGCGCCGTCGGTGCGGGTGACGGGCATCGCGGCCGGACTGCACGCGGTGCTGCGGCTTCCGCCGGGCCTGGAACAGCCGGTGGTCCAGGCGGCGGACCTCCAGGGCCTGGCCCTGCACGGCCTGACCTACTACCGCCACCCCGACGCCCCGGCCGACCCCTCGGACGCCCTGGTGGTCGGCTACGGCACCCCGTCGGACAGCGCGTGGACGGGCGCCCTGGAGGCACTGTGCCGGGTGCTGCCGTAG
- a CDS encoding carboxymuconolactone decarboxylase family protein, whose amino-acid sequence MSTQEEPVTYAPEEPARLRWAQHAPEVYKAMIQLDAVANQGLDPRLRELVKIRASQVNHCARCLDMHSKDALAAGESVERIIQLGAWEESRHFYTEKELAALELTDAITVLTDGFVPDEVYERAAKHFDEAELSQLIAAIAVINAWNRFGVSTRTPAGHYHPGQHK is encoded by the coding sequence ATGAGCACTCAGGAAGAACCCGTCACCTACGCCCCCGAGGAGCCGGCGCGGCTGCGCTGGGCCCAGCACGCGCCCGAGGTCTACAAGGCGATGATCCAGCTCGACGCCGTCGCCAACCAGGGCCTGGACCCCCGGCTGCGCGAGCTGGTCAAGATCCGTGCCTCCCAGGTCAACCACTGCGCGCGCTGCCTCGACATGCACTCCAAGGACGCCCTCGCGGCCGGCGAGAGCGTGGAGCGGATCATCCAGCTCGGCGCGTGGGAGGAGTCCCGGCACTTCTACACCGAGAAGGAGCTGGCGGCGCTGGAGCTGACCGACGCCATCACCGTGCTGACGGACGGATTCGTGCCGGACGAGGTCTACGAGCGGGCCGCCAAGCACTTCGACGAGGCCGAGCTCTCCCAGCTGATCGCCGCCATCGCCGTGATCAACGCCTGGAACCGGTTCGGCGTGTCCACCCGGACGCCCGCGGGCCACTACCACCCGGGGCAGCACAAGTGA
- a CDS encoding carboxymuconolactone decarboxylase family protein — protein sequence MNRTQLLDPKVFQAMAAVSAAAKKGLGDPALAELVMIRASQINHCAFCLDMHLGLARKHGESEDRIHFLSAWEETEDLYSERERAALALTEAVTVLTEGFVPDEVYEAAAKHFDEAALAHLIALITVINGWNRLMVSRRVPPGGRQP from the coding sequence GTGAACCGTACCCAGCTGCTGGACCCGAAGGTCTTCCAGGCGATGGCCGCGGTCAGCGCGGCGGCCAAGAAGGGCCTCGGCGACCCGGCCCTGGCCGAACTGGTGATGATCCGCGCCTCGCAGATCAACCACTGCGCGTTCTGCCTCGACATGCACCTGGGCCTGGCCCGCAAACACGGGGAGTCCGAGGACCGTATCCACTTCCTCAGCGCCTGGGAGGAGACCGAGGACCTCTACAGCGAGCGGGAGCGGGCCGCGCTGGCGCTGACCGAGGCGGTCACCGTGCTCACGGAAGGCTTCGTGCCCGACGAGGTGTACGAGGCCGCCGCCAAGCACTTCGACGAGGCGGCCCTCGCCCACCTCATCGCCCTGATCACCGTCATCAACGGCTGGAACCGCCTGATGGTCAGCCGCCGTGTGCCCCCGGGAGGCCGGCAGCCATGA
- a CDS encoding nuclear transport factor 2 family protein yields MPESRPPHPPFTLETARQKVQAAEDAWNTRDPHRVALAYTEDSVWRNRDRFLTGREEIVAFLTEKWRRELDYALRKSLWSFHENRIAVRFQYECRDTDGQWWRSYGNELWEFDEYGLMRRREASIDDVAIEESDRRVFGPRPAGEHGTDLPVR; encoded by the coding sequence GTGCCCGAATCCCGCCCGCCCCACCCGCCGTTCACCCTGGAAACCGCCCGGCAGAAGGTCCAGGCCGCCGAGGACGCCTGGAACACCCGCGACCCCCACCGGGTGGCCCTCGCCTACACCGAGGACTCCGTCTGGCGCAACCGCGACCGGTTCCTCACCGGCCGCGAGGAGATCGTCGCCTTCCTCACCGAGAAGTGGCGCCGCGAACTGGACTACGCGCTGCGCAAAAGCCTGTGGAGCTTCCACGAGAACCGCATCGCCGTCCGCTTCCAGTACGAGTGCCGCGACACCGACGGCCAGTGGTGGCGCTCCTACGGCAACGAACTGTGGGAGTTCGACGAGTACGGCCTGATGCGCCGCCGCGAGGCGAGCATCGACGACGTGGCCATCGAGGAATCCGACCGGCGCGTCTTCGGACCCCGGCCCGCCGGCGAGCACGGCACCGACCTCCCGGTGCGCTGA